In Cloacibacterium caeni, a single window of DNA contains:
- the accD gene encoding acetyl-CoA carboxylase, carboxyltransferase subunit beta, whose protein sequence is MAFDWFKRKKKNITTGTEEKKDVPKGLWHQTPSGKIVEHDELKRNNYVSPEDGFHVRIGSAEFYDILFDEGKFTELHPDVESVDMLKFKDTKAYTDRLKEVKSKTKLKDSIRNARGSVNGVDMVISCMDFAFIGGSLGSVMGEKIRRAVDYCIEHQLPYMIICQSGGARMQEAAYSLMQLAKVQSKLAQLSDKKLPYIAYLCDPTFGGITASFAMTADVIMAEPGALIGFAGPRVIRETIGRDLPEGFQTSEFIQEKGFVDFIVKRTEIKETVSKTVKLLMNK, encoded by the coding sequence ATGGCTTTTGATTGGTTTAAAAGAAAGAAAAAAAATATTACCACAGGAACCGAAGAGAAAAAAGACGTTCCAAAAGGTCTTTGGCATCAAACTCCTTCTGGTAAGATTGTAGAACATGACGAGCTTAAGAGAAATAATTACGTTTCTCCAGAAGACGGTTTCCACGTGAGAATAGGAAGCGCAGAGTTCTACGATATACTTTTTGACGAAGGGAAATTCACAGAATTACATCCCGATGTAGAAAGTGTAGATATGCTTAAATTTAAAGATACAAAAGCATATACAGACCGATTAAAAGAAGTAAAATCTAAAACAAAACTTAAAGATTCCATCAGAAATGCAAGAGGAAGCGTAAATGGTGTAGACATGGTGATTTCTTGTATGGATTTTGCGTTTATCGGGGGTTCACTTGGTTCTGTAATGGGCGAAAAAATCAGAAGAGCTGTAGATTATTGTATAGAACATCAACTTCCTTACATGATTATCTGCCAATCTGGTGGTGCTAGAATGCAAGAAGCGGCTTATTCTCTGATGCAATTAGCAAAAGTACAGTCTAAGTTGGCTCAACTTTCTGATAAAAAATTGCCTTACATTGCTTATTTATGCGACCCAACTTTTGGTGGAATTACCGCATCTTTTGCAATGACTGCAGATGTAATCATGGCAGAACCTGGCGCTTTAATTGGTTTTGCAGGTCCTAGAGTAATTAGAGAAACCATTGGTAGAGATTTACCAGAAGGTTTCCAAACATCTGAATTTATTCAGGAAAAAGGATTTGTAGATTTTATTGTAAAAAGAACTGAAATTAAAGAAACGGTTTCTAAAACAGTGAAACTATTGATGAATAAATAG
- a CDS encoding DUF6973 domain-containing protein: MKLFLIGFSHPIFSILTFFATYKTYRISEKLFPKTHGLHGTGNAFRHALWNSLIMMYCCKVSSPKKALIWTEKITQMHEDLFPNEPLQRKMDLHNNKVGRDYFMQLLPTIHRQFFETSFFVEQLLALTQQIKTVKSEDETFGFELIIIDEKRETLA; encoded by the coding sequence TTGAAATTATTTCTTATTGGGTTTAGTCATCCTATTTTCTCTATTTTAACCTTTTTTGCAACTTATAAAACGTACAGAATTTCTGAAAAATTGTTCCCCAAAACACATGGTTTACACGGTACAGGAAATGCTTTCAGACACGCACTTTGGAACAGTTTGATTATGATGTATTGCTGTAAGGTTTCTTCCCCGAAAAAAGCGCTAATTTGGACTGAAAAAATCACACAAATGCACGAAGATTTATTTCCCAATGAGCCTCTACAACGAAAAATGGATTTGCATAATAATAAAGTGGGGCGTGATTATTTTATGCAATTATTACCTACGATTCACCGTCAGTTTTTTGAGACCAGTTTTTTTGTAGAGCAACTGCTAGCATTAACTCAGCAAATTAAAACCGTAAAAAGTGAAGACGAAACTTTCGGTTTTGAACTGATTATAATAGACGAAAAAAGAGAAACTTTAGCATAA
- a CDS encoding mannose-1-phosphate guanylyltransferase has translation MKNSNYCVIMAGGIGSRFWPMSTQKFPKQFQDILGTGRTMIQQTFDRIKQIVPTENIYVITNQEYVELSHHQLPEIPLENIVGEPVMKNTAACNIYMVNKIADRDPDANVIVLPADHLIIKEKTFLEKVELAFNLASKHDYLITLGITPTRPDTGYGYIQFIEKKEEEVFKVKTFTEKPSLEIAKAFLESGDFLWNAGIFVWNVKSIHKAFQEFLPEMTHEFDTCEYNSDQETVCIETIYPKVEKISIDNGILEKAKNVYVIPADLGWSDLGTWTSVYENAEKDENNNAVKSKHVLTYNSKGNIIRLRNNNKAAIIDGLENYIVVDTEKALLICPISNDQLIKDYVLDLKNFKKGEKFM, from the coding sequence ATGAAAAACAGTAACTACTGCGTAATCATGGCAGGTGGAATTGGCAGCAGATTTTGGCCAATGTCTACTCAGAAATTTCCGAAGCAGTTTCAAGATATTTTAGGAACGGGAAGAACCATGATTCAGCAAACTTTTGACCGAATAAAGCAAATCGTTCCTACAGAAAATATATATGTAATCACCAATCAAGAGTACGTAGAATTATCTCACCATCAGTTGCCAGAGATTCCTCTAGAAAATATTGTTGGCGAGCCTGTAATGAAAAACACAGCAGCGTGTAACATCTACATGGTTAATAAAATTGCAGATAGAGATCCTGATGCAAACGTAATTGTTTTACCAGCAGATCATTTAATTATAAAGGAGAAAACTTTTTTAGAAAAAGTAGAATTAGCTTTTAATTTAGCGAGCAAGCATGACTACCTTATCACGCTAGGAATTACACCCACTCGTCCTGATACAGGATATGGTTACATACAATTTATCGAGAAAAAAGAGGAAGAAGTTTTTAAAGTAAAAACTTTTACCGAAAAACCTAGTTTAGAAATCGCTAAAGCTTTTTTAGAAAGTGGAGATTTCCTTTGGAATGCAGGAATTTTTGTATGGAATGTTAAATCAATTCATAAAGCGTTTCAAGAGTTTTTACCAGAAATGACACATGAATTTGATACTTGCGAATATAATAGTGATCAGGAAACTGTTTGTATAGAAACTATTTATCCAAAAGTAGAAAAAATCTCTATAGACAATGGAATTTTAGAAAAAGCAAAAAACGTTTACGTAATTCCTGCAGATTTAGGTTGGAGTGATTTAGGAACTTGGACTTCTGTCTACGAAAACGCTGAAAAAGATGAGAATAATAATGCGGTAAAATCTAAGCACGTTCTTACCTATAATTCTAAAGGAAACATCATCAGACTTAGAAATAATAATAAAGCAGCTATTATAGACGGTTTAGAAAACTATATCGTGGTAGATACAGAGAAAGCTCTCCTGATTTGCCCAATTAGCAATGACCAGTTGATTAAGGACTACGTTTTAGACTTGAAAAATTTTAAAAAAGGAGAAAAATTCATGTAA
- a CDS encoding SprT-like domain-containing protein has translation MSIKVLEQFLPENALPYLKIWFGSYPCHLKITKNRNSKLGDYRKLPDKSHQITVNGTLEPQLFFFVLTHELAHLIAFEKYGRRISPHGAEWKQTFREMLLESLTVYAEDLRPIIQKFSKSPKANFMASPELVKYFHVPEEDELLYLESLIVGDVFVLKNKVFVIEETTKKRYLCRNLKSGLKYKVNTLAQVRKIDDQYEKQ, from the coding sequence ATGTCAATAAAAGTTTTAGAGCAATTTTTACCAGAGAACGCGCTTCCTTATCTCAAAATTTGGTTTGGGAGTTATCCTTGTCATCTGAAAATTACTAAAAACAGAAACAGCAAACTGGGAGATTACCGAAAATTGCCAGATAAATCTCACCAAATTACCGTCAATGGAACACTAGAGCCACAATTGTTTTTCTTTGTGCTTACGCATGAATTGGCGCATTTGATTGCTTTTGAAAAATATGGCAGGAGAATTTCGCCTCATGGTGCAGAATGGAAGCAGACTTTTAGAGAAATGTTGTTGGAAAGTTTGACCGTTTATGCAGAAGATTTACGTCCCATTATTCAGAAATTTTCAAAATCTCCGAAAGCTAATTTTATGGCTTCTCCTGAATTAGTGAAATATTTTCATGTGCCAGAGGAAGATGAGTTATTATATCTAGAAAGCCTTATCGTTGGGGATGTTTTTGTCCTTAAAAATAAAGTTTTCGTAATTGAAGAAACAACAAAAAAGCGCTATCTTTGCCGTAATTTAAAATCTGGGCTAAAATATAAGGTAAATACATTAGCTCAGGTAAGAAAAATCGATGATCAATATGAAAAACAGTAA
- a CDS encoding TolC family protein → MKKIFSLVLLSAFSLGFSQKKWSLQECVDYAVKNNLQVISNQYNADIQTKNLEISKRDKLPSVSGSFNNNMSFGTTQGFQGSIGRNDNFNNSASVGANMQLYNNGRLKKSAEKSQYDLEASLLDAERVKNDISLQIAQQYLQVLLNKEVKKISDEAVANAEKVLSRAKITTEVGTTPKTVEAEATAGLAREKQRQKSAEIDIQRSLFSLAMLLQLKDYQNFDVQEVPLPNSLEAPLNSTENIVEKAFENQPQVKAAETRILSAQKQTEIAKTAFYPSVSAFAGLSTFYFYKVSPTLNPTTGQEIDVEYDSFFKQYKDNFGQNIGVSANIPIFNKGITKLQVEQAKISESIAKNTLEQQKVEVQQNVQRAYFDANANYENYLAALEAEKSTKLALEFAEKSYEAGRATIYDLNNARNNYINAQGSVSQAKYNFIFSTKLLNFYAGIPLSL, encoded by the coding sequence ATGAAAAAAATATTTTCACTCGTATTGTTATCAGCATTTTCTTTAGGGTTTTCTCAGAAGAAATGGAGTTTACAAGAATGTGTAGATTATGCTGTTAAAAATAATTTACAAGTTATTAGCAATCAATATAATGCAGATATTCAGACTAAAAATCTAGAAATTTCTAAAAGAGATAAATTGCCTTCAGTTTCGGGTAGTTTTAACAATAATATGAGCTTTGGAACTACGCAAGGTTTCCAAGGAAGTATCGGTAGAAATGATAATTTCAATAATAGCGCTTCAGTAGGGGCAAATATGCAGTTGTACAATAACGGAAGATTGAAGAAATCTGCCGAAAAATCTCAATATGATTTAGAAGCGAGTTTGTTAGATGCAGAACGTGTAAAAAATGATATTTCACTCCAGATTGCACAGCAATATTTACAAGTTTTACTGAATAAGGAAGTAAAGAAAATCTCTGATGAAGCCGTAGCAAATGCCGAAAAAGTATTAAGCAGAGCGAAAATTACTACAGAAGTAGGAACTACACCAAAAACAGTAGAAGCAGAAGCAACTGCAGGTTTAGCAAGAGAAAAACAGCGCCAAAAATCTGCTGAAATAGATATTCAGCGTTCTCTTTTTTCATTGGCGATGTTATTGCAACTAAAAGATTATCAGAATTTTGATGTGCAAGAAGTTCCTTTGCCAAATTCTTTGGAAGCACCATTGAATTCTACCGAAAATATTGTGGAAAAAGCCTTCGAAAATCAACCGCAAGTAAAAGCTGCTGAAACCAGAATTCTTTCTGCTCAGAAACAAACCGAAATCGCAAAAACTGCTTTTTATCCTTCTGTTTCAGCATTTGCAGGATTAAGCACATTTTATTTCTATAAAGTTTCGCCTACACTTAATCCAACTACAGGACAGGAAATAGATGTAGAGTATGACAGTTTTTTTAAGCAATACAAAGACAATTTTGGACAAAATATAGGTGTTTCTGCAAACATTCCCATCTTTAACAAAGGGATTACCAAATTACAAGTAGAACAGGCTAAAATTTCTGAAAGCATTGCTAAAAACACTTTAGAACAACAAAAAGTAGAAGTTCAGCAAAATGTTCAGCGTGCTTATTTTGATGCCAATGCTAATTATGAAAACTATCTGGCTGCTTTAGAAGCAGAAAAATCGACCAAGTTAGCATTAGAATTTGCCGAGAAAAGTTATGAAGCAGGTAGAGCTACCATTTATGACTTGAACAATGCAAGAAACAATTACATCAATGCGCAAGGTTCTGTTTCTCAAGCGAAATACAATTTTATTTTTAGCACGAAACTGTTGAATTTCTATGCAGGGATTCCGCTTTCGTTGTAA
- a CDS encoding nucleoside recognition domain-containing protein, with amino-acid sequence MVLSRIWSAFIIVAIVVASVKYLFSDNYKAIYNDLVVGKSGDTVQIAKVPVQKLSAEIQKSLTENSETEIARINYKKDSTNQVAVYRVQKADGVISTSKTAVEISLGLIGIMTLFMGFMSIAEKAGGINFLSRMIQPFFSKLFPEIPKNHPSFGHMTLNFAANLLGLDNAATPFGLKAMESLQTLNPDKDRASNAQIMFLCLHASGLTLIPVSIIAIRASMNSATPTDIFLPTLIATFCATMAAMIIVSIKQKINLFQPTLLAFVGGISALIALLVWFLVRLSKEELDDVSKLISNGMILLIFFAIITGAVYKKINVFDAFIDGAKEGFNVCVKIIPYLVGMLIAISLLRTSGVFDVIIDGMKWFAQIANLDTRFVDGLPTALIKPLSGSGARGMMVDTMTTFGVDSFPARLSGILQGSSDTTFYVIAVYFGAVGIKNTRYTVGAMLLADLVGIVTSILMAYLFFG; translated from the coding sequence ATGGTTTTAAGCAGAATTTGGAGCGCATTTATTATTGTAGCCATTGTAGTGGCAAGTGTTAAATATTTATTTAGCGATAACTACAAAGCAATTTATAATGATTTGGTGGTAGGAAAAAGTGGAGACACGGTTCAGATTGCTAAAGTTCCTGTTCAAAAACTTTCTGCGGAAATTCAGAAATCTTTAACCGAAAACTCAGAAACAGAAATTGCGAGAATTAATTACAAAAAAGATTCTACCAATCAAGTGGCTGTTTATAGAGTTCAAAAAGCGGATGGTGTAATCTCTACCAGTAAAACTGCAGTAGAAATTTCTTTGGGATTGATAGGAATTATGACGCTTTTCATGGGTTTTATGAGCATCGCCGAAAAAGCAGGTGGTATCAATTTCCTTTCGAGAATGATTCAACCATTTTTCTCGAAATTATTCCCCGAAATTCCTAAAAATCATCCTTCTTTCGGTCACATGACGCTTAATTTCGCAGCGAATTTATTAGGATTGGATAATGCTGCAACGCCTTTTGGTTTAAAAGCTATGGAAAGTTTACAAACCTTAAATCCAGATAAAGACAGAGCTTCTAATGCACAAATTATGTTTCTGTGTCTTCATGCAAGTGGATTAACGCTGATTCCGGTTTCTATTATTGCGATTAGAGCTTCCATGAATTCTGCAACGCCAACTGATATTTTCTTGCCGACTTTAATTGCGACTTTCTGTGCAACGATGGCGGCGATGATTATTGTTTCCATCAAACAAAAAATAAATCTTTTTCAGCCTACACTTTTGGCTTTCGTAGGTGGAATTTCGGCACTCATTGCCTTGTTGGTTTGGTTTTTAGTAAGATTGAGCAAAGAAGAATTAGATGATGTGAGTAAACTCATCAGCAACGGAATGATTCTCTTGATTTTCTTTGCAATTATCACAGGAGCCGTTTACAAAAAAATAAATGTTTTCGATGCGTTTATAGACGGTGCAAAAGAAGGTTTCAATGTCTGCGTAAAGATTATTCCGTATTTGGTAGGAATGCTGATTGCGATTTCTCTTTTGAGAACTTCTGGTGTTTTTGATGTGATTATAGACGGAATGAAGTGGTTTGCCCAAATTGCCAATTTAGACACCCGATTTGTTGACGGTTTACCAACGGCTTTAATCAAACCACTTTCTGGTTCTGGAGCAAGAGGAATGATGGTAGATACGATGACTACTTTCGGAGTAGATTCTTTTCCAGCGAGACTTTCTGGGATTCTGCAAGGAAGTTCTGATACTACTTTTTATGTGATTGCAGTGTATTTTGGAGCGGTAGGAATTAAGAACACGCGTTATACAGTTGGTGCGATGTTGTTGGCAGATTTAGTGGGAATTGTTACTTCTATTTTAATGGCGTATTTGTTTTTTGGGTAG
- a CDS encoding elongation factor G codes for MSTNTKDLRNVVLLGHSGSGKTTFIETMLYEGGAIKRRGTVEQHNTVSDNTDLEHERENTIFSHQMFVNWKKNKINILDTPGFDDFVGEVIANLKVADTALIMVNAAAGVEVGTELVWEYVEDYKTPSIFVINQMDHQKADYDAALEQLKNRFGSKVIPIQYPLNSGESFNQIVDALRMVMYEFPATGGKPEKKPIPESEMARANEMHNALVEMAAENEEGLMEKYFEEGNLSEEELAQGLMIGLAKHDFFPVFVASGAKDMGSGRIMGFIDDIAPSPADRFGSKLENGEVLTCNAADKTTIFIYKTQSEPQVGVVSYFKVFSGEIKPGDELINANNGEVERISQIFVAEGKERTAVDKLVAGDLGVTVKLKNGHSNNTLNTKGVDRKIEPMKFPESRLRKAVFVENTAETEKLFAALNKLKEEDPTLKVEIDHDTHEAILGGQGQLHLDLVKYRLEKDFGVKMEMKNPKISYRETITGKAEADYRHKKQSGGAGQFGEIHMRVENYYEGMPEPEGVNIRSKEFEDLPWGGKFAFYWCIVGGAIDSRYIGAIKKGIMQQLKEGPLTGSHCQNIRVSVYDGKMHSVDSNDISFQLAASGAFKEAFHNAHPQLLEPMYHVEILAPDECTGDVMGDLQTRRAMISGMDSEGHYQKIMAEVPLAEMNDYGSTLRSLTGGRAKFSMKFSDYQLVPTNVQQDLVKKHAAEKVEA; via the coding sequence ATGAGCACTAACACTAAAGACCTCCGTAACGTAGTTTTACTCGGGCATTCAGGAAGCGGTAAAACTACATTTATAGAAACCATGCTCTACGAAGGTGGAGCTATCAAAAGAAGAGGAACTGTAGAACAACACAACACCGTTTCCGACAATACCGACCTAGAACACGAACGCGAAAACACGATTTTCTCACATCAAATGTTCGTGAATTGGAAAAAAAATAAAATCAACATTTTAGATACCCCTGGTTTTGACGATTTCGTAGGTGAAGTAATTGCCAACTTAAAAGTAGCAGATACTGCACTGATTATGGTAAATGCTGCAGCTGGTGTAGAAGTAGGCACTGAATTGGTTTGGGAATATGTAGAAGATTACAAAACACCTTCTATTTTCGTGATTAATCAGATGGATCACCAAAAAGCAGATTACGATGCTGCTTTAGAACAACTTAAAAATAGATTTGGAAGCAAAGTGATTCCTATTCAATATCCTCTAAATTCTGGTGAAAGTTTTAACCAAATTGTGGATGCCTTGAGAATGGTAATGTACGAGTTCCCTGCAACTGGTGGTAAACCAGAGAAAAAACCAATCCCAGAATCTGAAATGGCAAGAGCTAATGAAATGCACAATGCATTGGTAGAAATGGCAGCCGAAAACGAAGAAGGATTAATGGAAAAATATTTCGAAGAAGGTAATCTTTCTGAAGAAGAGTTGGCACAAGGTTTAATGATTGGTTTAGCAAAACACGATTTCTTCCCAGTATTTGTAGCTTCTGGTGCTAAAGATATGGGCTCTGGTAGAATTATGGGCTTTATAGATGATATCGCTCCATCTCCAGCTGATCGTTTTGGTAGCAAACTAGAAAATGGAGAAGTTTTAACTTGTAATGCTGCAGACAAAACCACTATTTTCATTTACAAAACTCAATCTGAACCGCAAGTTGGCGTAGTTTCTTATTTCAAAGTATTCTCTGGCGAAATAAAACCAGGTGATGAACTGATTAATGCCAATAACGGTGAAGTCGAAAGAATTTCTCAAATTTTCGTAGCAGAAGGAAAAGAGAGAACCGCCGTAGATAAATTAGTTGCAGGGGACCTAGGTGTTACCGTAAAACTTAAAAACGGACATTCTAACAATACCCTCAATACAAAAGGTGTTGATAGAAAAATAGAACCTATGAAATTCCCAGAAAGCAGATTGAGAAAAGCTGTTTTCGTAGAAAATACAGCAGAAACGGAAAAACTTTTTGCTGCGCTTAATAAACTTAAAGAAGAAGATCCTACCCTAAAAGTAGAGATAGACCATGATACGCACGAGGCGATTTTAGGAGGACAAGGTCAGTTGCACCTAGACTTAGTAAAATACCGTCTCGAAAAAGATTTCGGAGTGAAAATGGAAATGAAAAATCCTAAAATTTCTTACCGCGAAACCATCACTGGAAAAGCAGAAGCAGATTACAGACACAAAAAACAATCTGGTGGCGCTGGTCAATTTGGTGAAATTCACATGAGAGTAGAAAACTACTACGAAGGAATGCCAGAACCAGAAGGTGTAAACATTAGAAGCAAAGAATTCGAAGATTTACCATGGGGCGGAAAATTTGCATTCTACTGGTGTATCGTAGGTGGTGCGATAGATTCTCGCTACATCGGCGCCATTAAAAAAGGAATTATGCAACAGTTAAAAGAAGGTCCATTAACTGGTTCACATTGCCAAAACATCAGAGTTTCTGTATATGACGGAAAAATGCACAGTGTAGACTCTAATGATATTTCTTTCCAATTGGCAGCTTCTGGTGCGTTTAAAGAAGCGTTCCACAATGCGCATCCTCAATTGCTAGAACCTATGTATCATGTAGAAATTCTTGCTCCAGACGAATGTACTGGTGATGTAATGGGAGATTTACAAACCAGACGTGCCATGATTTCTGGAATGGATAGCGAAGGTCATTATCAAAAAATTATGGCAGAAGTTCCATTGGCTGAAATGAACGATTACGGTTCTACATTGCGCTCATTAACAGGAGGTAGAGCAAAATTCTCTATGAAATTCAGCGACTACCAATTAGTTCCTACCAATGTACAACAAGACCTCGTGAAAAAACATGCTGCTGAAAAAGTAGAAGCATAG
- a CDS encoding YifB family Mg chelatase-like AAA ATPase, whose translation MLVKIFGSAIHGVSAQTITIEVNVDTGGVGYHLVGLPDNAIKESSYRINAALKNVGYKIPGKKITINMAPADLRKEGSAYDLSIAIGILAASDLIKAENLEKYIIMGELSLDGGLQPIKGVLPIAIKAREEGFKGIILPKQNVREAAIVNNLEVYGVENIKQVIDFFNEDIPLERTEFDTRKEFQEKIDHFPFDFSEVKGQETAKRAMEVAAAGGHNIILIGPPGSGKTMLAKRVPSILPPLTMKEALETTKIHSVAGKMGANNSLMTVRPFRSPHHTISDVALVGGGSYPQPGEISLAHNGVLFLDEMPEFKRTVLEVMRQPLEDREVTISRARFSVNYPASFMLVASMNPSPSGYFPDDPNNTSSQFEMQRYMNKLSGPLLDRIDIHIEVQKVEFEQLSDKRKGESSIAIRERVLKAREMQNVRYQDLDISYNAQIGPKELEKYCELNEDSKNLIKNAMEKLNLSARAYDRILKVSRTIADLEQSEHILSHHISEAIQYRSLDREFWNA comes from the coding sequence ATGCTAGTAAAGATTTTCGGGAGCGCAATTCATGGCGTTTCGGCGCAAACCATCACTATAGAAGTTAATGTAGACACAGGCGGAGTAGGCTATCATCTTGTAGGCTTACCAGATAATGCCATTAAAGAAAGCAGCTATAGAATTAATGCCGCACTCAAAAATGTAGGCTACAAAATTCCGGGTAAGAAAATCACCATTAACATGGCTCCTGCAGATTTGCGCAAAGAAGGTTCTGCCTATGATTTAAGCATTGCTATTGGGATTTTGGCTGCTTCAGACTTAATAAAAGCCGAAAATTTAGAAAAATACATCATCATGGGCGAACTTTCCTTAGACGGAGGTTTGCAACCGATAAAAGGCGTTCTGCCCATTGCCATAAAAGCCAGAGAAGAAGGTTTCAAAGGCATTATTTTACCCAAACAAAACGTAAGAGAAGCCGCAATAGTCAATAATCTGGAAGTGTACGGTGTAGAAAACATTAAACAAGTTATTGATTTCTTTAACGAAGATATTCCGCTAGAAAGAACAGAATTTGACACCCGAAAAGAATTTCAAGAAAAAATAGACCATTTTCCTTTTGATTTTTCTGAAGTGAAAGGACAAGAAACCGCAAAACGAGCGATGGAAGTTGCCGCAGCTGGTGGTCATAACATTATTCTCATCGGTCCTCCCGGAAGTGGAAAAACCATGCTTGCTAAACGTGTTCCAAGTATTCTGCCACCTTTAACCATGAAAGAAGCTTTGGAAACCACCAAAATTCATTCTGTGGCAGGAAAAATGGGCGCCAATAATTCTTTGATGACAGTTAGGCCTTTTAGAAGTCCGCATCACACGATTTCTGACGTGGCTTTAGTTGGTGGCGGAAGTTATCCTCAACCTGGCGAAATTTCTTTGGCGCATAATGGCGTCTTGTTTCTGGATGAAATGCCAGAATTTAAAAGAACAGTTCTGGAAGTAATGCGTCAACCGTTGGAAGACCGAGAAGTGACGATTTCCAGAGCGAGATTTTCGGTGAATTATCCTGCAAGTTTTATGCTGGTGGCAAGTATGAATCCATCACCAAGTGGTTATTTTCCTGATGATCCTAATAACACTTCGTCTCAATTTGAAATGCAACGCTACATGAATAAACTTTCTGGACCTTTGTTGGATAGAATTGATATTCACATCGAAGTTCAAAAAGTAGAATTTGAGCAACTTTCAGACAAAAGAAAAGGCGAAAGCAGTATTGCAATTCGGGAGCGTGTTTTGAAAGCCAGAGAAATGCAAAATGTGCGCTACCAAGATTTAGACATCAGTTACAATGCTCAAATCGGGCCTAAAGAATTAGAAAAATACTGCGAACTGAATGAAGATTCTAAAAATCTCATCAAAAACGCAATGGAAAAACTAAATCTTTCGGCAAGAGCTTATGATAGGATTTTGAAGGTTTCTAGAACTATTGCAGATTTAGAACAATCAGAACATATTCTTTCTCATCATATTTCTGAAGCCATACAATACAGAAGTCTGGATAGAGAATTTTGGAATGCTTAA
- a CDS encoding DUF5362 family protein, which produces MENNLHVENGENLVIDWRSKEFLKETAKWTKFLAILGFVGIGLMVLGSLVMLFAPSSLMSNGDFPFGGKIFMMLLYLAFAVLYYFPISYLYQFSENTKKAIENNDNNAIRDAFEFLKSHYKFMGILTIILLSFYAIMIFIGLIGAGAAAMMN; this is translated from the coding sequence ATGGAAAACAATTTACATGTAGAGAACGGCGAAAATTTAGTAATCGATTGGCGTTCGAAAGAATTTTTAAAAGAAACAGCAAAATGGACTAAGTTTTTAGCCATTTTAGGTTTCGTAGGAATTGGATTAATGGTTTTGGGTTCATTAGTAATGCTTTTTGCTCCGTCATCATTAATGTCTAATGGAGATTTTCCTTTTGGTGGAAAAATATTTATGATGCTTCTTTATTTGGCATTTGCTGTTTTATACTATTTCCCAATTTCTTACTTGTATCAATTTTCAGAAAATACTAAAAAAGCAATTGAAAACAATGACAATAACGCTATTAGAGATGCATTTGAATTTTTAAAATCTCATTATAAATTTATGGGGATTTTAACCATCATTCTGCTTTCTTTTTATGCCATTATGATTTTCATTGGACTTATTGGAGCGGGAGCTGCTGCAATGATGAATTAA